The Breoghania sp. genome has a segment encoding these proteins:
- a CDS encoding metal ABC transporter permease yields MSALIEPFTYGYMINAMWVSALVGGTCAFLSAYLMLKGWSLIGDALSHSIVPGVAGAYMLGLPFSIGAFVAGGLAAGAMLFFNQRTKLKEDAIIGLIFTSFFGLGLFMVSLSPTSVNVQTIILGNILAITPTDTLQLVLIAAVTLVVLLAKWKDLMLTFFDEAHARSIGLKPERLKVIFFTLLAASTVAALQTVGAFLVIAMVVTPGATAYLLCDRFPRLIATSVAIGTITSFLGAYVSYFLDGATGGVIVVAQTLIFLTAFLFAPKHGMLANRARARAMLTADSHEPSGADK; encoded by the coding sequence ATGAGCGCGCTCATCGAGCCCTTCACATATGGCTACATGATCAACGCCATGTGGGTGTCGGCGCTGGTGGGCGGCACCTGCGCCTTTCTCTCCGCTTACCTGATGCTGAAGGGCTGGTCGCTGATCGGCGATGCGCTGTCCCATTCCATCGTGCCGGGCGTTGCGGGCGCCTACATGCTGGGCCTCCCCTTTTCCATTGGCGCATTCGTGGCGGGAGGGCTGGCCGCGGGCGCGATGCTCTTCTTCAACCAGCGCACCAAGCTCAAGGAAGACGCCATTATCGGCCTGATCTTCACATCCTTTTTCGGCCTCGGTCTTTTCATGGTCTCGCTGTCGCCCACCTCGGTGAATGTCCAGACCATCATTCTCGGCAATATTCTCGCGATAACGCCCACCGATACGCTTCAGCTTGTCCTGATTGCCGCGGTGACACTGGTCGTGCTCCTGGCCAAGTGGAAGGACCTGATGCTGACCTTCTTCGATGAAGCCCATGCGCGCTCCATCGGGCTCAAACCGGAACGTCTCAAGGTCATCTTCTTCACCCTGCTCGCCGCCTCCACCGTCGCCGCGCTGCAAACCGTCGGGGCCTTTCTGGTCATCGCGATGGTGGTGACGCCCGGCGCCACCGCCTATCTCCTGTGCGACCGCTTTCCCCGCCTGATCGCGACAAGCGTCGCCATCGGCACGATAACGAGCTTTCTGGGCGCCTATGTCAGCTACTTCCTGGATGGCGCGACCGGCGGCGTCATCGTCGTCGCCCAGACGCTCATTTTCCTCACCGCCTTCCTCTTCGCGCCCAAACACGGAATGCTGGCGAACCGGGCCCGCGCCCGCGCCATGCTCACCGCCGATAGCCATGAACCGTCGGGAGCGGACAAATGA
- the pdxY gene encoding pyridoxal kinase has product MTDTPDIEPARSADRPGQEVARKPAVIVATSQVVRGAVGGRSTLFALERLGFRVWHLPTILLGWNPKYGPSTRIIPDEASFTAMVDDLIGSRWLGDVGAVLTGYLGAAYQGAALARLVDAVKANNPQAIYLCDPIIGDEGNLYVPPETVDAQRNELMPRADILTPNLFELGWFTGRPVDTELAALEAARSLPAQRVLVTSAPALRKNSLSTLLATPKGALAVEHAELEGVPHGTGDLLAALFLAAELEGADDETALARAVSGTFEMAARSAKAGSDEQMLTEHQHAIVRPVAMVSARHILERKARA; this is encoded by the coding sequence ATGACCGATACGCCCGATATAGAACCCGCCCGGTCGGCAGACCGACCGGGTCAGGAAGTCGCCCGCAAGCCCGCGGTGATCGTTGCCACGTCTCAGGTGGTGCGTGGCGCGGTTGGGGGGCGTTCAACCCTGTTCGCACTGGAACGCCTCGGTTTCCGGGTCTGGCACCTGCCAACCATCCTGCTCGGCTGGAACCCGAAATACGGGCCCTCCACGCGCATCATTCCCGACGAAGCCTCGTTTACCGCAATGGTGGACGATTTGATCGGCTCGCGGTGGCTGGGCGATGTCGGGGCCGTTCTCACCGGGTATCTCGGGGCCGCCTATCAGGGTGCGGCGCTCGCACGGCTGGTCGATGCGGTGAAGGCGAACAATCCGCAAGCGATCTATCTCTGCGATCCGATCATCGGCGATGAGGGCAACCTCTATGTTCCGCCCGAAACGGTGGATGCGCAGCGCAACGAACTGATGCCGCGCGCGGATATCCTGACGCCGAACCTGTTCGAGCTTGGCTGGTTCACCGGACGGCCGGTCGACACCGAACTGGCCGCGCTTGAGGCGGCGCGCAGCTTGCCGGCGCAACGTGTGCTGGTCACCTCCGCCCCGGCGCTGCGCAAGAACTCGCTCTCCACGTTGCTGGCGACGCCAAAGGGCGCACTTGCGGTGGAGCATGCCGAGCTTGAAGGCGTGCCGCACGGCACCGGCGATCTTCTGGCCGCGCTCTTTCTGGCGGCAGAGCTTGAGGGCGCCGATGACGAGACGGCGCTGGCGCGTGCGGTCTCAGGCACGTTCGAGATGGCCGCACGCAGTGCCAAGGCGGGTTCTGACGAGCAAATGCTGACCGAACACCAGCACGCCATCGTACGCCCGGTCGCCATGGTTTCCGCCCGCCATATCCTTGAGCGCAAGGCACGTGCCTGA
- a CDS encoding L,D-transpeptidase family protein: MTASDKTCAHGAAPRHTLKRAITRAVFAASLIALSGCQADELGYGAKAERPLPHAIKAEMSAKQMKPSDPILVRLFKEESKLEIWKQTRSGRYALLKEYDICKWSGELGPKVKEGDRQAPEGFYTIRPAQMNPNSSYHLSFNTGFPNAYDRALGRTGSNLMVHGACSSRGCYAMTDEQIQEIYALAREAFRGGQRAFQLQAYPFRMTAENMARHADSEHTEFWKMLKTGYDHFEVSHLPPKIDVCDRQYVFDAEPEDENARFVSTRACPAYEVPERLRLAVAAKQRADDEKTAMIVARLQKKREREEKWKNGESAMAKLFGPGNEAATTADGPAATGPAPAQSPVLSYATAPDGTPVPAPNPERDDLTTASTRKGGFFSSLFTGNESRAASPVAPASERPANAPLPQASASQASAPVSQAPSGPATQTADAITPEEKPSPKKAEEKTGSKVSRMVSRWFSFGKN; the protein is encoded by the coding sequence ATGACAGCTTCGGACAAGACCTGCGCCCACGGGGCCGCCCCTCGGCATACGCTCAAGCGCGCAATCACCCGCGCTGTCTTTGCCGCAAGCCTGATCGCGCTCTCGGGGTGCCAGGCAGACGAGCTGGGATATGGTGCCAAGGCCGAACGCCCCCTTCCCCATGCGATCAAGGCGGAGATGTCCGCCAAGCAGATGAAGCCGTCAGATCCGATTCTGGTGCGGCTCTTCAAGGAAGAATCGAAGCTGGAAATCTGGAAGCAGACGCGTTCCGGCCGCTACGCGCTCTTGAAGGAATACGACATCTGCAAATGGTCGGGCGAACTTGGGCCCAAGGTGAAGGAAGGCGACCGTCAGGCGCCGGAGGGCTTCTACACGATCCGCCCCGCGCAGATGAACCCGAATTCCTCCTATCATCTGTCTTTCAATACCGGCTTTCCCAACGCCTATGACCGTGCGCTCGGCCGTACCGGCAGCAACCTGATGGTCCACGGCGCATGCTCCTCGCGCGGCTGCTACGCCATGACCGACGAACAGATCCAGGAGATCTACGCGTTGGCGCGCGAAGCCTTCAGGGGCGGCCAGAGAGCCTTCCAGCTACAGGCCTACCCTTTCCGTATGACGGCAGAGAACATGGCCCGGCATGCGGACAGCGAACACACAGAATTCTGGAAGATGCTGAAGACCGGCTATGACCATTTCGAGGTCAGCCATCTGCCGCCCAAGATCGATGTCTGCGACCGGCAATATGTCTTCGATGCGGAACCGGAAGACGAGAATGCAAGATTCGTCTCCACCCGCGCCTGTCCGGCGTATGAAGTGCCGGAGCGCCTGCGCCTTGCCGTCGCCGCCAAGCAGCGCGCGGATGACGAGAAGACGGCAATGATCGTCGCCCGTCTTCAGAAAAAGCGCGAGCGCGAAGAAAAGTGGAAGAACGGCGAAAGCGCGATGGCGAAGCTGTTCGGTCCGGGCAATGAAGCGGCGACAACGGCCGATGGGCCTGCGGCGACCGGCCCTGCACCGGCGCAGTCTCCCGTGCTGTCCTATGCCACCGCGCCCGATGGAACGCCGGTGCCCGCCCCCAATCCGGAACGCGACGACCTGACCACGGCATCTACCCGCAAGGGTGGGTTCTTCTCCAGCCTCTTCACCGGCAACGAAAGCCGCGCCGCCTCGCCGGTGGCGCCTGCCTCCGAACGCCCCGCGAACGCGCCCCTGCCACAAGCAAGCGCGTCCCAGGCAAGCGCGCCCGTTTCCCAAGCCCCCTCCGGCCCGGCAACGCAAACCGCGGACGCGATCACGCCGGAAGAGAAGCCTTCCCCCAAAAAGGCTGAGGAAAAGACCGGCTCCAAGGTCTCCCGGATGGTTTCGCGCTGGTTCAGCTTCGGCAAGAACTGA
- a CDS encoding DUF429 domain-containing protein, whose amino-acid sequence MPEGLARPRVAGVDGCPGGWIAVIRDVAGDPAPTVRLFPRFADLLRLDPAPAILAVDMPIGLAERSGLGGRGPERLIRPLLGERQSSVFSVPSRKAVMCEDYGAACQAALETSEPPRKVSRQAFNLFPKIREIDAVMTPELEARVFEVHPELAFWRLNGEMPMSLAKKVRNKGSMPGIEQRRALLEGFGYAPAFWEQKRPRGVGADDLVDAAVNAVIAGRIFRGEAQSFPGEPARDAKGLRMAIWA is encoded by the coding sequence GTGCCTGAGGGGCTCGCCCGCCCGCGCGTTGCGGGCGTGGACGGGTGCCCCGGTGGCTGGATTGCGGTCATTCGTGATGTCGCAGGTGATCCGGCCCCGACAGTCCGCCTTTTCCCGCGCTTTGCCGATCTCCTGCGCCTTGATCCGGCTCCGGCGATCCTCGCCGTGGATATGCCCATCGGGCTTGCGGAGCGATCCGGGCTGGGCGGGCGCGGGCCGGAACGGCTCATCCGCCCGCTTCTGGGGGAGCGGCAGTCCTCGGTCTTTTCGGTGCCGTCCCGCAAGGCAGTGATGTGCGAGGACTATGGCGCGGCCTGCCAGGCGGCGCTTGAGACATCCGAGCCGCCGCGCAAGGTTTCCCGTCAGGCCTTCAACCTCTTTCCAAAGATCCGCGAGATCGATGCCGTGATGACGCCGGAGCTTGAGGCACGGGTTTTCGAAGTGCATCCGGAACTGGCCTTCTGGCGGCTGAATGGCGAGATGCCGATGAGCCTGGCGAAGAAGGTGCGCAACAAGGGGTCCATGCCGGGCATCGAGCAACGCCGTGCGCTTCTGGAGGGCTTCGGCTATGCGCCTGCCTTCTGGGAGCAGAAGCGCCCCCGCGGTGTAGGAGCGGACGATCTGGTGGATGCAGCCGTCAATGCTGTGATCGCAGGGCGGATATTCAGGGGCGAGGCGCAATCCTTTCCCGGCGAACCGGCGCGCGACGCCAAGGGGCTTCGGATGGCGATCTGGGCCTGA
- the ispG gene encoding flavodoxin-dependent (E)-4-hydroxy-3-methylbut-2-enyl-diphosphate synthase, whose amino-acid sequence MRSISAMTHPALLKPRRPSVGVQVGSVTVGGGAPVVVQSMTNTDTADIEATVAQVAALARSGSELVRITVDRDEAAAAVPHIRDRLMLKNIDVPLIGDFHYIGHKLLADHPACAEALAKYRINPGNVGFRAKRDTQFSQIIEIALKNDKPVRIGVNWGSLDQELLTHLMDENAALAEPAPASDVMREAIIRSGLLSAERAEALGMARDKIILSAKVSNVQDLIAVYADLAGRCDYALHLGLTEAGMGTKGIVASAASMGILLQQGIGDTIRVSLTPEPGGDRTREVQVAQELLQTMGFRSFVPVVAACPGCGRTTSTVFQELAQDIQDHIRDSMPIWRQQYPGVEALNVAVMGCIVNGPGESKHADIGISLPGTGETPSAPVFIDGEKVKTLRGPGIAEEFKKMVLDYIETRYGTGDGRSAAHSG is encoded by the coding sequence ATACGGCGGATATCGAGGCGACGGTGGCGCAGGTCGCCGCCCTTGCGCGGTCGGGCTCGGAGCTGGTTCGCATCACGGTTGACCGGGACGAAGCGGCCGCCGCCGTGCCGCATATCCGCGACCGGCTGATGCTGAAGAACATCGATGTGCCGCTGATCGGCGACTTTCATTATATCGGCCACAAGCTGCTCGCCGACCATCCCGCCTGTGCGGAGGCGCTTGCCAAATACCGGATCAATCCGGGCAATGTGGGCTTTCGCGCCAAGCGCGACACGCAATTCTCGCAGATCATTGAGATCGCACTGAAAAACGACAAGCCGGTGCGTATCGGCGTCAACTGGGGCTCGCTCGATCAGGAGCTTTTGACCCATCTGATGGATGAAAACGCCGCGCTGGCGGAGCCGGCTCCGGCTTCCGATGTCATGCGCGAGGCGATCATTCGGTCCGGGCTTCTGTCCGCCGAACGCGCCGAGGCGCTGGGCATGGCGCGCGACAAGATCATCCTGTCGGCCAAGGTTTCCAACGTGCAGGATCTGATTGCCGTTTATGCCGATCTGGCGGGACGTTGCGACTACGCGCTGCATCTGGGCCTGACGGAAGCGGGCATGGGGACCAAGGGCATCGTCGCGTCTGCCGCATCCATGGGGATCCTGTTGCAACAGGGCATCGGCGATACGATCCGCGTGTCGTTGACGCCGGAGCCGGGCGGCGACCGCACCCGCGAGGTGCAGGTGGCGCAGGAGCTTCTGCAGACCATGGGTTTCCGTTCCTTCGTGCCGGTGGTGGCCGCATGTCCGGGCTGCGGGCGCACGACCTCCACGGTGTTTCAGGAACTGGCGCAGGACATCCAGGACCACATCCGCGATTCCATGCCGATCTGGCGGCAGCAATATCCGGGCGTGGAAGCGCTCAACGTCGCGGTCATGGGCTGTATCGTGAATGGGCCGGGCGAGTCCAAGCATGCCGATATCGGCATATCGCTGCCCGGTACCGGAGAGACGCCGTCGGCCCCGGTCTTCATTGACGGCGAGAAGGTCAAGACCCTTCGCGGGCCCGGCATTGCCGAAGAATTCAAGAAAATGGTGCTCGACTATATCGAGACCCGTTACGGCACGGGCGATGGGCGCTCTGCCGCCCATTCCGGATGA
- a CDS encoding manganese/iron ABC transporter ATP-binding protein → MRTPPARKSANSDTPPETTPASAPGLSVCDVTVTYRNGHTALIDASFAIPRGSITALVGVNGSGKSTLFKAIMNFVPLAKGSVSILGLSGRDAQRQNLVAYVPQNEDVDWNFPVLVEDVVMMGRYGHMNWLRIPGRRDHEMVEAALQRVNMADFRKRQIGELSGGQKKRVFLARALAQEGQVILLDEPFTGVDVTTEAQIIALLKDLRDEGRVILVSTHNLGSVPEFCDRAVLINRTILTSGPISEVFTRPNLERAFGGVLREFTLGGADLHDDNDPRRLSVLTDDERPIVMYGENGNALRTMAREGDAAAKGGEGE, encoded by the coding sequence ATGAGGACACCGCCCGCACGAAAGTCAGCCAATTCGGACACCCCGCCCGAAACCACCCCGGCGTCCGCCCCCGGGCTTTCCGTTTGCGACGTCACGGTCACCTATCGAAACGGCCACACCGCACTCATCGATGCCAGCTTCGCCATTCCCCGCGGCTCGATCACCGCGCTTGTGGGCGTCAACGGCTCCGGCAAGTCGACGCTCTTCAAGGCGATCATGAATTTCGTGCCCCTGGCGAAGGGCTCGGTCAGCATTCTCGGCCTGTCGGGGCGCGATGCGCAGCGACAGAACCTCGTCGCCTATGTGCCCCAGAACGAGGATGTGGACTGGAACTTCCCCGTTCTCGTGGAAGACGTGGTGATGATGGGCCGCTATGGCCACATGAACTGGCTACGCATTCCCGGCAGGCGCGACCATGAGATGGTCGAGGCGGCCCTCCAGCGCGTGAACATGGCCGATTTTCGAAAGCGCCAGATCGGGGAGCTGTCGGGCGGTCAGAAGAAACGCGTGTTCCTCGCTCGCGCCCTTGCGCAGGAAGGTCAGGTCATCCTGCTGGACGAGCCCTTCACCGGCGTGGACGTCACGACAGAGGCCCAGATCATCGCGCTCCTGAAGGATTTGCGCGACGAAGGCCGGGTGATTCTCGTCTCCACCCACAATCTGGGCTCGGTTCCCGAATTCTGCGATCGGGCCGTGCTGATCAACCGTACCATCCTGACATCGGGGCCAATATCCGAGGTCTTTACCCGCCCCAATCTGGAGCGCGCATTTGGCGGGGTCTTGCGGGAATTCACGCTTGGAGGCGCCGATCTCCACGACGACAACGATCCGCGCAGGCTTTCCGTCCTGACGGATGATGAACGCCCCATCGTCATGTATGGCGAGAATGGCAACGCCTTGCGCACCATGGCGCGCGAGGGCGACGCGGCCGCCAAAGGGGGAGAGGGGGAATGA
- a CDS encoding metal ABC transporter permease: protein MSDALATALMPFQFPFMQQAFAISLIVAVPMALLSCYLVLKGWSLMGDAISHAVLPGVVLAYIAGLPLAVGAFGAGMTCALATGFLKENSRIKEDTVMGVVFSGMFGLGIVLYVSIRTDVHLDHILFGDMLGVTWADVGQSALISLVTTGFVLIWRRDLLLAAFDAQHAQAIGLPVRFLHYGLLAVISLAIVAALKAVGIILAIAMLVAPGAIAYLVSRDFRRMMAISILVAVVSTLVGIYASFFIDSAPAPTIVLTMTLLFIVTFVATQLREKSVEGGST from the coding sequence ATGAGCGACGCCCTCGCCACGGCGCTGATGCCCTTCCAGTTCCCCTTCATGCAACAGGCCTTCGCGATCTCGCTGATCGTTGCCGTACCGATGGCGCTTCTGTCCTGCTATCTGGTGCTGAAGGGCTGGTCGCTGATGGGCGATGCGATCTCCCACGCGGTGCTGCCGGGCGTTGTGCTTGCCTATATCGCGGGGCTTCCGCTCGCCGTCGGGGCCTTCGGGGCGGGCATGACTTGCGCACTCGCAACCGGCTTCCTGAAGGAAAACAGTCGCATCAAGGAAGACACGGTGATGGGTGTGGTCTTCTCCGGCATGTTCGGACTGGGCATCGTGCTTTACGTCTCCATCAGAACGGATGTGCATCTCGACCACATCCTGTTTGGCGACATGCTGGGTGTGACATGGGCCGACGTGGGCCAGAGCGCGCTGATTTCGCTGGTGACGACCGGGTTCGTCCTGATCTGGCGGCGCGACCTGCTGCTTGCCGCATTCGATGCCCAGCATGCCCAAGCCATCGGCCTGCCCGTCCGCTTTCTCCATTACGGACTTCTGGCGGTAATCTCGCTTGCCATCGTGGCGGCCTTGAAGGCGGTCGGCATCATCCTGGCCATCGCCATGCTGGTGGCCCCCGGCGCGATCGCCTATCTGGTGAGCCGAGATTTCAGGCGCATGATGGCGATCTCCATCCTGGTCGCGGTCGTCTCCACCCTTGTCGGCATCTATGCGAGCTTCTTCATCGACAGCGCGCCCGCGCCCACCATCGTGCTCACCATGACGCTGCTCTTCATCGTGACCTTTGTCGCCACGCAGCTGCGGGAAAAATCCGTCGAAGGCGGATCGACCTGA
- a CDS encoding metal ABC transporter substrate-binding protein, which produces MRVGSRLKRWIALAGLTCGIAFSGALSDVALAKLKVATSFTILADMARNVAGEHAEIVSITKPGAEIHNYQPTPGDIIRAQGADLILYNGLNLELWFERFFSNLSGVERVVLSQGVAPMSIDQGPYAGKPNPHAWMSPSDGLIYVENIRKALVAADPSNSAAYDANAARYKAEIEALAAPIRAELSRIPPERRWLATSEGAFSYLARDFGLKEIYLWPINADQQGTPQQVRKVIDAMRDHDIPVIFSESTVSPKPAQQVARETGAAYGGILYVDSLSDEGGPVPTYLDLIRITSRTIAEGLTGKAGVK; this is translated from the coding sequence ATGAGAGTCGGTTCCCGCCTGAAACGATGGATTGCGCTGGCCGGTCTGACCTGCGGCATCGCCTTTTCCGGCGCGCTGAGTGACGTCGCCCTGGCGAAGCTCAAGGTCGCCACCAGTTTCACCATTCTCGCCGACATGGCCCGCAACGTGGCGGGCGAGCATGCCGAGATCGTCTCCATCACCAAGCCCGGTGCGGAGATCCACAATTACCAGCCGACCCCCGGCGATATCATCCGCGCTCAAGGCGCTGACCTGATCCTCTATAACGGGCTCAATCTGGAGCTTTGGTTCGAGCGGTTCTTCAGCAACCTCTCCGGCGTGGAGCGCGTTGTGCTGTCGCAAGGCGTGGCGCCGATGAGCATTGATCAGGGGCCCTATGCCGGAAAACCGAACCCGCACGCATGGATGTCGCCGTCCGACGGCCTGATCTACGTGGAGAACATCCGCAAGGCGCTTGTTGCGGCCGATCCCTCCAATTCCGCCGCCTATGACGCAAACGCCGCCCGGTACAAGGCCGAAATCGAGGCCCTTGCCGCCCCCATCAGGGCGGAACTTTCAAGGATCCCGCCCGAGAGGCGTTGGCTTGCGACCAGCGAGGGCGCTTTCTCCTATCTCGCGCGCGATTTCGGATTGAAGGAGATCTATCTCTGGCCGATCAACGCCGATCAGCAGGGCACCCCGCAACAGGTCCGCAAGGTGATCGACGCAATGCGCGACCATGACATCCCCGTGATCTTTTCCGAAAGCACCGTCTCGCCCAAGCCTGCGCAACAGGTGGCGCGCGAGACCGGCGCAGCCTATGGCGGGATCCTCTACGTGGACAGCCTGAGCGATGAGGGCGGCCCCGTGCCGACCTATCTCGACCTCATCCGCATCACTTCGCGCACCATCGCAGAAGGACTGACCGGCAAGGCAGGCGTAAAATGA
- a CDS encoding acetyl-CoA carboxylase carboxyltransferase subunit alpha, with translation MPSYLEFEKSVADLEGKVQELRTMNRDDDVDVGDEIARLETKANQALADIYAKLTPWQKTLVARHPDRPHAADYIDQLVEDFTPMAGDRKYSEDSAIVTGIGRFRGRRVAVIGQEKGHDTQSRLKHNFGMARPEGYRKAVRIMELADRFDMPVVTFVDTAGAYPGIGAEERGQAEAIARSTDACLRLGVPNVAMIIGEGGSGGAIAIATANRVIMMEHAIYSVISPEGAASILWRDSARAQDAATSMKITAQDLVKLSVIDAIVPEPMGGAHRAPDIAIRDAGNKLESALAEFDGMSHDEIRQLRHEKFLAIGRNL, from the coding sequence ATGCCCAGCTATCTGGAATTCGAAAAGTCGGTTGCCGATCTGGAAGGCAAGGTCCAGGAACTGCGGACGATGAACCGCGACGACGACGTCGATGTGGGCGACGAAATCGCCCGCCTGGAGACCAAGGCAAACCAGGCTCTCGCCGACATTTATGCGAAGCTGACACCGTGGCAGAAAACCCTCGTTGCCCGCCACCCGGATCGCCCGCATGCGGCCGACTATATCGATCAGCTCGTCGAGGACTTCACGCCGATGGCCGGCGACCGGAAGTACTCCGAGGATTCAGCCATCGTCACCGGCATCGGTCGCTTTCGCGGACGTCGCGTCGCCGTGATTGGCCAGGAAAAGGGCCACGACACCCAATCCCGCCTGAAGCACAATTTCGGCATGGCGCGGCCTGAGGGCTACCGCAAGGCGGTTCGCATCATGGAACTGGCAGATCGCTTCGACATGCCGGTCGTTACCTTTGTCGATACCGCGGGCGCCTATCCCGGCATTGGCGCGGAAGAACGTGGCCAGGCGGAAGCCATCGCCCGCTCCACCGATGCCTGCCTTCGGCTCGGCGTGCCGAATGTCGCGATGATCATCGGCGAAGGCGGATCGGGCGGCGCGATCGCAATCGCGACGGCGAACCGGGTCATCATGATGGAACACGCCATCTATTCGGTCATCTCGCCGGAAGGGGCGGCCTCCATCCTCTGGCGTGACAGCGCCCGCGCGCAGGATGCCGCGACCAGCATGAAGATCACCGCACAGGATCTGGTCAAGCTCTCCGTCATCGACGCGATCGTTCCCGAGCCGATGGGCGGCGCCCATCGCGCGCCCGATATTGCGATCCGCGATGCCGGCAACAAGCTGGAAAGCGCGCTGGCGGAATTCGATGGCATGAGCCATGACGAGATCCGGCAGCTACGCCACGAAAAATTCCTGGCAATTGGCCGCAATCTCTAG
- a CDS encoding SLC13 family permease, protein MNYDQIVLFSIFFCVFALMLWGRWRYDLVAFAALLIGVALSAVPLEDAFAGFGNEATIIVALVLVVSRGLINSGAVDIITRQVSGAGRGLGAHIAMMGGIGGVLSAFMNNVAALALLMPVDMQAARKAGRGPGLTLMPLAFATILGGMVTLIGTPPNIIISQIRARTLDAPFRMFDFAPVGLSCALVGVVFVAFIGWRLLPGRVRDGGGEESLFELDDYIAELVVGEDSKLVGVAFGEIDAIADEADVAVIGLVRAKTRFSASSRHLEIRAGDVLIVEAGPDGIDKFRGLAKLEVDGEQKKGRATGEGMGVAEVVVPRDSRLDGRSVQDVQLLRRQGATLLGVSRHGQRFYERLGKLTIRAGDILLLYGTADRLSDVTRWLGALPLAARGIGVTQHGRAALAVVLFAAALIAASTGLTPLPIALGFVVALYVAFDIVPIREVYDHIEWPVVVLLGSMIPLGLALEESGGTTLIAEGIVELTRGLPAAAILFVLMIVIMTLSDVLNNTATAVIGAPIAIDIAHSLNVSPDPFLMAVAVAASCAFLTPIGHKNNTLIMGPGGYAFSDYWRMGLPLEILIVCTGVPAILVFWPL, encoded by the coding sequence ATGAACTACGACCAGATCGTTCTCTTCTCCATTTTCTTCTGTGTCTTTGCCCTGATGCTCTGGGGGCGGTGGCGCTATGATCTCGTGGCCTTCGCAGCCTTGCTGATCGGCGTTGCCCTGAGCGCGGTGCCGCTTGAGGATGCCTTTGCCGGGTTCGGAAACGAAGCGACGATCATCGTGGCGCTGGTGCTGGTGGTCTCGCGCGGGCTGATCAATTCCGGCGCGGTCGACATCATCACGCGGCAGGTGTCGGGCGCGGGGCGGGGGCTTGGCGCACATATTGCGATGATGGGCGGTATCGGTGGCGTTCTGTCGGCCTTCATGAACAATGTTGCGGCTCTGGCGCTCTTGATGCCGGTGGACATGCAGGCGGCGCGCAAGGCAGGACGCGGGCCGGGCCTGACGCTCATGCCGCTCGCCTTCGCCACCATTCTGGGCGGCATGGTCACGCTGATCGGGACACCGCCCAACATCATCATTTCGCAAATCCGCGCCCGCACGCTCGATGCGCCCTTCCGCATGTTCGATTTTGCCCCGGTGGGGCTTTCCTGTGCGCTTGTGGGTGTTGTCTTCGTCGCCTTTATCGGCTGGCGGCTTTTGCCGGGGCGTGTGCGCGATGGGGGCGGCGAGGAGAGCCTTTTCGAGCTGGACGATTACATCGCCGAGCTGGTGGTGGGCGAGGATTCCAAACTCGTCGGCGTCGCGTTCGGAGAGATCGACGCGATTGCGGATGAGGCGGATGTGGCGGTGATCGGGCTGGTGCGGGCCAAGACGCGGTTTTCCGCTTCCTCGCGACATCTGGAAATCCGTGCCGGCGATGTGCTCATCGTGGAAGCCGGGCCGGATGGCATCGACAAGTTCCGTGGTCTCGCCAAGCTGGAGGTGGACGGCGAACAGAAGAAGGGCAGAGCCACCGGCGAAGGCATGGGCGTGGCGGAAGTGGTTGTGCCGCGGGATTCCCGGCTTGACGGCCGCTCCGTTCAGGACGTGCAGCTTCTGCGGCGGCAGGGTGCGACGCTTCTGGGCGTTTCCCGTCATGGCCAGCGTTTTTACGAGCGGCTCGGCAAACTGACCATCCGCGCCGGTGATATCCTGCTGCTTTATGGCACTGCGGACCGGCTCTCGGACGTGACGCGCTGGCTCGGGGCCTTGCCGCTGGCCGCCCGCGGGATCGGGGTTACGCAGCATGGACGTGCGGCGCTGGCGGTCGTGCTGTTTGCCGCGGCGCTGATCGCCGCCAGCACGGGGCTCACGCCTTTGCCGATCGCGCTGGGTTTCGTGGTCGCGCTCTATGTCGCCTTCGACATCGTGCCCATTCGCGAGGTTTACGATCACATCGAATGGCCGGTCGTGGTTCTGTTGGGATCGATGATCCCGCTTGGCCTGGCGCTTGAGGAAAGCGGCGGCACGACCCTGATCGCGGAAGGCATCGTCGAACTGACGCGGGGTCTGCCAGCCGCCGCCATCCTGTTTGTGCTGATGATTGTGATCATGACGCTGTCGGATGTGCTCAACAACACCGCCACAGCGGTGATCGGCGCGCCGATCGCCATCGATATCGCGCACAGCCTCAATGTCAGCCCCGATCCGTTCCTGATGGCCGTGGCGGTTGCCGCATCCTGTGCGTTCCTCACGCCCATCGGCCACAAGAACAACACGCTGATCATGGGCCCCGGCGGCTATGCCTTTTCCGATTACTGGCGCATGGGGCTGCCGCTTGAAATCCTGATCGTGTGCACCGGCGTTCCGGCAATCCTGGTCTTCTGGCCGTTGTGA